The nucleotide window ATTAAAAAATAGATTGAAATATACGAAAGTAAGTGATGTCAGCATGGAACTCGGTTCTTTAAGGTGTGATGCTAATGTATCCGTTAGAAGAAAAGGAGATCCTGTTTTAGGAACAAGAACTGAAACTAAAAATCTTAATTCATTTAAAGCGGTAGTGAAAGCCATTGAATATGAAATGAGCAGACAAATTGAAATAATCGAAAATGGAGGAAGAATAGTACAAGAAACAAGGTTGTGGGATGAAGAAAACGGGGTGACAAGACCTATGAGAAGTAAAGAGGAAGCAATGGATTACAGATATTTTCCTGAACCTGATTTACCGAAAGTAATTGTTTCATCAGAAAGACTAAAGCGAATAAGAGAGGAAATGCCTGAATTTGCAGATGAAAAAGCAGGAAGATTCATGCGGGAATATAAAATAAATGAAAAAGAAGCCGCTATTCTTTCAGCAGAACCTGAGTTTGCAGAGTACTATGAAAAAACAGTAAAAATGTCAGGTGAACCGAAATTGTCGGCAAATTGGATGCTTACTGAGGTTTTAAGGGTATTAAAGGAAAAAAATATAGGAATAGAGAAATTTTCAATTTCCTCTGAGAATATGGCAAAACTGATTACTCTTATAAAGTCGAATGTAATAAGTTCAAAAATAGCAAAAGAGATATTTGAAATGCTTCTGACTGAAAATAAGGATCCTGAAATTATAGTAAAAGAAAAAGGATTGATTCAGATAACTGATAATAATGAAATTGAAAAGATAGTAGAACAGGTTATTGCAGAAAATGGACAGTCTGTGGAAGACTATAAAGCAGGTAAAAGTAATGCATTAAAATATCTTGTGGGACAGGCTATGAAACTGTCAAAAGGGAAAGCAAATCCTCAGATGATAAATGAACTGATTTTGAAAAAATTAAACTAGTTCAAGAATATAGGAGTAATATTTAATTATGAAAACATGGAACAGTTTTAGATTTAGATTGATGATTTTAGTAATATTCATAATTTCAGGTTTTGTGTGGATTATTGTAAATCTGTTTTACATCCAAATTATAAGGGGAAATGAATGGCAAAAAACAGGAGAACTTCAGTATAAAAGTGAATTTACGGTAAAATCTAAAAGAGGAAGAATAATTACAGGTGATGGAGAAGTATTAGCATATGACGGTGAAACTTATGATATAGTATTAGACCCGACTCTTGTAGACCCTGAAAATATAGATAAATTAACGGAGCTTTTGAAAAAAAGTATACCGTCTTTTGATGTTTCCAAAGTTAAGAATGATATTTTGGAAAAAAGAAAGCAAAATAAAAAATATCTGAAATTGGACTATGTGCTTGGATATAATGAAAAAAAAGATATTCTGGATATTCTTTCCAAAGACAAAAGTTTAAAATCAGGTGTATTTTTTGAAACCAATTATATAAGAAATTATATAAAAAACAGAGCCTTTCAGGAAACGATAGGTTACCTGGATGTTGAAAATAAAGGAATATACGGTATTGAAAAAACATATAATGACCAACTAACAGGAGTGGACGGAGTTATAGAAGGATTTAGAATACCTAGGAAATTTACTACAATTTCGGCATTAAAAGATACGAAAGAAGTAGTTCTGGCAAAAAATGGAAACAATATATTTTTAACATTGGACAGTGTGCTGCAATATACTCTGGATGATGAATTAAGAAAGACATATGAGCAATACAGTGCAGTTTCTGCAATGGGTATATTAATGGAAGTGGAAACAGGGAAAATACTTGCAATGTCATCTTATCCCAAGGCTAGAAATAATGCCGAAGTCAAAAACAGGCCTATAACCGATTTATTTGAACCGGGATCCATATTCAAACCGATTACGGTTGCAGCAGGAATGCAGGCAGGTGTAATAAATCAGAACAGTATTATAGAATCAAGCGGAAATATAAAAGTAGCCGACAGGGTTATAAAAGATCATGATTCTTCAACAACAGGAAGTTTAAATCTGGAAAGTCTTATAGCAAAATCCGGAAATGTGGGAATGGTAAAAATAGCTCAAATGATGAAAAATAAGGATTTTTATTCATATCTTGAAAAAGTAGGATTAGGTAAAAAAACGGGAATAGATACTTTTTCTGAGACTACTCAGAAACTTTTACCTTTAAAAGAAATGACCGAAGTAAAAAAATCCAATATTTCTTTCGGTCAAGGAATAGCAATGACTCAGATTCAAATGCTTATGGCACTTAATACAGTAATAAATCATGGAAAACTTATAAAGCCATATTTAGTTGATCATATAGAAGATGAAGAAGGAAATATTGTTTTACAAAATTCTCCTGTAGTACTTGAAAATGTGTTCAGTGAAGAAATTTCAAAGCTGAACAGATATTATATGGAAGCTGTTGT belongs to Leptotrichia sp. OH3620_COT-345 and includes:
- a CDS encoding penicillin-binding transpeptidase domain-containing protein, coding for MKTWNSFRFRLMILVIFIISGFVWIIVNLFYIQIIRGNEWQKTGELQYKSEFTVKSKRGRIITGDGEVLAYDGETYDIVLDPTLVDPENIDKLTELLKKSIPSFDVSKVKNDILEKRKQNKKYLKLDYVLGYNEKKDILDILSKDKSLKSGVFFETNYIRNYIKNRAFQETIGYLDVENKGIYGIEKTYNDQLTGVDGVIEGFRIPRKFTTISALKDTKEVVLAKNGNNIFLTLDSVLQYTLDDELRKTYEQYSAVSAMGILMEVETGKILAMSSYPKARNNAEVKNRPITDLFEPGSIFKPITVAAGMQAGVINQNSIIESSGNIKVADRVIKDHDSSTTGSLNLESLIAKSGNVGMVKIAQMMKNKDFYSYLEKVGLGKKTGIDTFSETTQKLLPLKEMTEVKKSNISFGQGIAMTQIQMLMALNTVINHGKLIKPYLVDHIEDEEGNIVLQNSPVVLENVFSEEISKLNRYYMEAVVTKGTGRGAQVQGYRIGGKTGTAQKSGARGYEAGKYFSSFFAFFPVENPKYAILITINEPQGAYYGAAVALPSAKQVLEKLIKYKGINPQGVIVEKKQQSMITLTAKNDLKKIAEEFGKDIMPNLGGISLRELLSVYPQEKFPKYKISGSGKVKEQLPLAGAKLTKDTEIKIVLE
- the gatB gene encoding Asp-tRNA(Asn)/Glu-tRNA(Gln) amidotransferase subunit GatB, whose product is MSIEYETVIGLEVHCQLKTETKVWCSCNADYDNEEANLATCPICTGQPGALPKLNSKVLDYALKAALALDCEINNESRFDRKNYFYPDSPKNYQITQYFKPYAENGKLHITTNSGKASVIGIERIQIEEDTAKSIHTESESLLNYNRASVPLIEIISKPEIKNSEEAYAYLNTLKNRLKYTKVSDVSMELGSLRCDANVSVRRKGDPVLGTRTETKNLNSFKAVVKAIEYEMSRQIEIIENGGRIVQETRLWDEENGVTRPMRSKEEAMDYRYFPEPDLPKVIVSSERLKRIREEMPEFADEKAGRFMREYKINEKEAAILSAEPEFAEYYEKTVKMSGEPKLSANWMLTEVLRVLKEKNIGIEKFSISSENMAKLITLIKSNVISSKIAKEIFEMLLTENKDPEIIVKEKGLIQITDNNEIEKIVEQVIAENGQSVEDYKAGKSNALKYLVGQAMKLSKGKANPQMINELILKKLN